Sequence from the bacterium genome:
GTGTTCTACCTGCTGATCGATGTCTGGAACCTGCGCCGCTGGCCGTTCGTGTTCACCGTGGTGGGGATGAACTGCATCACGATATACATGGTGGTCAGTTTCCTGCGCGGCGAGGTCAACGACTGGATCGGCGTGTTCACCAAAGGCATCCTGGAGCCGCTGGGCCCGGCCGGGGTGATTGTCCAGTCCTGCCTGGTGCTGGCCGCATTCTGGTACATGCTCTACTGGATGTACAAGCGCGGGATTTTCCTGAAAGTCGGCTGAAAGCCGCGATAAAAGCCAGTGCATTTTCCCCAAGGAGAAAGCCATGAAACTGCGGAGAACCCTCCCCGCTCTGCTGCTCTGCGTGCTTGTGTCCTGGACCGTGCTCCCGGCCCAGGACAACCCGATCTATCCCCTGCCGCACAAGCTCGAACTGGGCAGCGGCGCGCTCGACCTCGAGGGCTGCGCGATATATTCCGGCAACGGCCCGCGCTGCGAGCTTGCCGCCCTGGCCGAACGGCTTTCCTCAGAGCTGGCGGCGCGTTATCGTGTCTCGGTCCCGCTGGGCCAGGGTGACGCCCCGGCCGCGGGCGGCCGCGGCATAGTCCTGGGCCTTCTGTCCGACCCCGTGATCCAGCGCATGCTGCCGGGCATTCCGGGCGATTCGGTCTGGTATCTGCCCGAGGGCTACCGTCTGGCGGTGACCCCGAGCGGCGCGGTAATCGCCGGGCATGACCTGGCCGGCCTCTACTACGGCATCCAGTCGTTCCTTCAGCTTGTCAGCCTGGACAGCAAAGGC
This genomic interval carries:
- a CDS encoding DUF5009 domain-containing protein: VFYLLIDVWNLRRWPFVFTVVGMNCITIYMVVSFLRGEVNDWIGVFTKGILEPLGPAGVIVQSCLVLAAFWYMLYWMYKRGIFLKVG